One genomic region from Onychostoma macrolepis isolate SWU-2019 chromosome 23, ASM1243209v1, whole genome shotgun sequence encodes:
- the zfp64 gene encoding LOW QUALITY PROTEIN: zinc finger protein 64 (The sequence of the model RefSeq protein was modified relative to this genomic sequence to represent the inferred CDS: inserted 1 base in 1 codon) yields the protein MATFNGEGVNHLLVEVSPDIHICGFCKQQYNNVDHFFAHKQTCCQTPSTHISARSAGPSESFQTCVPKVKKPLTKAQKTPSKKLKPALSQKRHTCTFSGCTFKTQYGQKDMERHILTHTGERPFECELCHKRFSRRDKLNLHSRLHXGEKPHKCKYCPYAAADSSSLKKHLRIHYDERPFKCQICPYASRNSSQLTVHLRSHTGDAPFQCNQCDAKFKINSDLKRHSRVHSGEKPYKCELCEYRCAMKANLKSHVQLKHSASNSFRCSKCDFQCSTKAALRHHSRQHQPAQPLQCSECSYSCSSKGALKIHERVHSDERPFKCEHCSFASKQRSNLLIHRRKCHADKPDRQGKSGRGSGTGEEPPKPLSSRYRARLEATRAFRCDLCEASFVREDSLRSHKRQHNSNVQQQSQTVTSIATNTTSSYSATHLKIIMAPSIGPEATFVQASTGKAGAVLLGPEDHDVLLNPVIQHVNMLAPDSGLEHQTVLLTQIDSSETTSQTGTQNFIASCSASASDGTHTFITSCSDLESLHKLIQEGGTEVTVVTEANPTIATTKEPMNIDGSSSQDVSKHAEDSLDMGPPETILVQTLPLSISTQDQQANKYHLSPHHLFSDSSTVDIGDS from the exons ATGGCAACGTTCAACGGAGAAG GAGTCAACCACCTGTTAGTAGAAGTGAGCCCTGACATCCACATCTGTGGTTTCTGCAAACAACAGTACAACAACGTTGACCACTTTTTTGCACACAAGCAAACCTGCTGCCAGACCCCGTCGACTCATATATCAGCCCGAAGCGCTGGACCCAGTG agtcGTTTCAGACATGTGTACCAAAAGTCAAAAAGCCCCTGACCAAAGCTCAGAAAACCCCCTCCAAAAAGCTGAAACCTGCACTAAGTCAAAAaagacacacatgcacattcTCAG GTTGTACATTCAAAACTCAGTATGGCCAAAAAGACATGGAGAGACATATTTTAACACATACTG GTGAGAGGCCTTTCGAATGTGAACTCTGCCATAAACGCTTCAGTCGTCGCGATAAGCTGAATCTCCACAGCCGTTTGC ACGGAGAGAAACCGCACAAGTGTAAGTACTGTCCGTACGCGGCGGCCGACAGCAGTAGCCTGAAGAAGCACCTTCGCATCCACTATGACGAGAGACCCTTTAAGTGTCAGATATGCCCCTACGCCAGCCGCAACTCAAGCCAGCTAACCGTTCACCTCCGATCTCACACAG GTGACGCTCCGTTCCAGTGCAATCAATGCGATGCCAAATTCAAGATCAACTCAGACCTGAAGCGCCACAGTCGGGTTCACTCCGGCGAGAAGCCTTATAAGTGTGAACTCTGCGAATACCGCTGTGCCATGAAGGCCAATTTAAAATCCCACGTGCAACTGAAACACAGCGCCTCCAACTCCTTCCGCTGCTCGAAATGCGACTTCCAGTGCTCCACCAAAGCCGCCCTGCGACACCATTCCCGCCAGCACCAGCCGGCCCAGCCGCTGCAGTGCAGCGAGTGCAGTTACTCCTGCTCCAGCAAGGGGGCGCTCAAGATCCACGAGCGCGTGCACTCGGACGAACGGCCCTTTAAATGCGAGCACTGTTCATTTGCTAGTAAGCAGCGGAGTAATTTGTTAATTCACCGGAGGAAGTGTCACGCGGATAAACCGGATAGGCAAGGTAAGTCTGGACGAGGAAGCGGGACAGGGGAGGAGCCGCCCAAACCTCTTAGCTCGCGTTATCGGGCGAGACTGGAAGCGACACGGGCGTTTCGTTGCGACTTATGCGAGGCTTCGTTCGTCAGGGAGGATTCTCTTCGCAGCCACAAGAGGCAGCATAACAGTAACGTGCAACAACAAAGTCAAACTGTAACCTCCATCGCAACCAACACAACGTCTTCGTACAGCGCGACGCATCTTAAGATCATCATGGCGCCCTCTATAGGACCGGAGGCTACTTTTGTCCAAGCTTCCACTGGAAAGGCTGGAGCCGTTCTGCTTGGTCCGGAGGATCACGATGTGCTTTTGAACCCCGTAATACAGCATGTCAACATGCTAGCACCAGATTCCGGCCTCGAGCATCAGACGGTTTTACTCACTCAAATCGACTCCAGTGAAACCACCTCTCAAACCGGTACTCAAAACTTCATCGCCTCCTGTTCTGCATCTGCTTCCGACGGCACGCACACCTTCATCACGTCCTGTTCCGACCTGGAAAGCCTCCACAAGCTCATCCAGGAGGGCGGCACTGAGGTTACGGTGGTTACGGAGGCAAATCCGACGATTGCCACCACAAAAGAACCCATGAACATTGATGGTTCCTCGTCTCAGGATGTGTCTAAGCACGCAGAAGACAGTTTAGATATGGGTCCACCAGAAACCATTCTTGTTCAAACTCTCCCTCTGTCCATTTCAACACAGGACCAACAGGCTAACAAGTACCATCTGTCTCCACACCATTTATTTTCAGACTCCAGTACGGTGGACATCGGTGATTCGTAG